The Micropterus dolomieu isolate WLL.071019.BEF.003 ecotype Adirondacks linkage group LG23, ASM2129224v1, whole genome shotgun sequence DNA window TATTGAATAATTTTGTTGTGTAAAATTGATCAGACTAAATATACTTATAAAATCAAATCTTTTTCTATGTTAAATGGAAATAGAGCGGTGATCTAAACTTAAAAAACGATAGTTGTTAAGTTTcaactgtaaattaaaacattaacatgtttTGCATGCATGTTAGTGGAAAGTAAAACGAAAAGCTTATGTACCATATATTGGTTTTTATTTGGAAATTTATTTGAAACAAATGTGACTGAAAAGTAACTGTATGTGGacaacaaagaattatctgcccACTGAATAGTTAAAAAGATCTTGTGGGTATTGCACCTATTTCCCACAGGTGCATTTGATCCGCTCTGAGAGCTCAGTTTGAAACATCACAATTAATGATACCACTTAGGATTAATAATTACTCTGTGAAGGTCATTCTTGGTTTCAGCTATTACCCACAGGTTAGTTTGGATGTGTGCACATTCttttgtgtttaaactagagttatatcagagcagcaaacaaggcactctttaAAAACTTCTCAGGCTCTGGTAATGGGTGTAAAGACTAgttatcatatatatatatatatctcagaaggagagaaggcctTTCCGCGCCTGTCCAGTCAAGCCTACAGACTTCCAGCGCACTGAGGATGCTTCCtgggtctctgcagctctctgggcaTTAGGTGGGACAGATGATCCACACTGTGACATGGGAGGAAAGTAAATGAGTGTAATAAAAGCTTCAGGTTATGAAAAATATGATAATAAGTTAACTATAAAACATGGctcagtttttaatgttgacaATACTATCATGTCACACCTGTGGGAGAAAAGGGCAGAACACCTCAAAATATAAATGACAGTCTTCAAAATAACTATTTTGTTGTCCTTTGAAAACAGACAATGTAATATCAGCTGTTAAATGTCAAGTAGCAAAAACTAGTACTTACAATTGAAGCTGTGTGTAGCAGACCTGGTGGAGGATTCATGACCTCAACAAGAACCGATCACTGAaagacatcaaaacattttgtaagaaatataaatgtgttttctttctcaacagtaatttTCAGGACAATAATATCGCACTGCGCTGTCGGTAGCAGTACTCAAATCCAAAATCTAAATAGCGGAGTGTAGAACAGCAATATTTAATGTAAGCTGTTAGGCACTAACAGTTATGGCTGACATTTTGCAAGCTAAATAGCTAACATTACCATCATATGTAATCTCCAAAGAATCTAGTGGATCTTGAATCTTGAATCTAAGCAGGGGCCATCAAAGGTTAAAAGTACATGCAACTGTTGAGCCTAGACAAACTGAGAAGTGGCtgtcacacacctaatttcttgCAACTTACTTTATCCAGCTAAGCAACATCGCCTAATTACAGCCCAGCTACTGATGTTGTGCTGatttatgcatgcatgcaccTCGGTGGAGGTAACtctcatataaatatataaaaaggtgtTTGCAAATCtaggcaggtagcctacaacatttGTTCTACCGACTTATGCATCCAGCTTTTatggtccttttcagacactttgctgtgcacacTGATTACATGCAGTTATCGCAACTTCTATAAGAGTACTGAAATATTGATGAATTTACACGTTCCTAAAATATATACTTctaatcatttatcaccactgatgaaccccaccaagaaaattatattgtttttaaacagtacttggaGTTGCAGGCAGACTGTtgtgcagaactctgcacaactgGAGCAGTGGCTTCTTGGGCAGTCTGTTGTACAATTAACAGCAGAGCATGGCATAATAATCCTCCGGTCAGCTGGGCTCGCTCCAGCTCCAGCGACGTACTCAGAGGATGACGAGTTGAGAGCCAAAACCTTGATCAGTTCATCAGGGGGCGTGGCTTGTGATTGACAGTTTCAGCAGGAAGTAACAAAAATTACATGCGTGAACGATGAATGACAGCGGGGTGTTGTGAACGATGAATAGTAAATGAAGTTTATCACCTCAGTTGACGATTTATTACTTTAGATTTCAATCCACCTTAAATTTAACCACTCTGTATTTCAATTCacatgcattttattatttactttaggTTACTTTAATCCTTGAGGCTACCTGCTTTAAATGATGAATGCCAATTTTGGGTTGTGAATGAtgattgataataaaaatggttATGTTTTCAATCTATTACTACTGTTTTAATCAAATCGActtaaaattaatcaaatcactTGAATATTTATCACTCTATTTTTCAATTCACATCCATTTTCATCACCTCCTTTTTGATCaattaatatttgttatttcCACCCCTCATAGCATGAGGATCtattaacagaaatgcaatataatattcataactatgttttcagtggtgtataaagactttACATAATGAATCGTAATTTTCTTATTACCTTatgaatgagccatttctatcaaCAGACACtgcgggtccccttacatgAACGTCAACATGTTTccacagtagcccaaatggacaaacggCTCTTCAGATCACCTTTCATCTCTATGTCAAATACGTACGAAGAATTAAcattagtagcagtagtagtagtcaacAGGTTTATAAATGCACCGTGAGCtactggttgcaattcacaaccctcatcactagatgtcactaaaacttactaCAGCGCTACAGCTCGTTCACACTCCAATGGTCCACTATTGTAATGCACTGCGGGTTAAACCAGGGCCGGCCCTGGTAATGTTGGCGCCCTAGGCGAGATTTTCTTCTATTCTATTCATTGTCTTCACCGTGCAAGTCGATCGCTTGCGCTGCGCATCTGTGAAGGGCACATTCACACGCGACGGCTCTTTTGATGTCATCCACTCGCCGCTGTTATAGATGCTGTAGCCTAGTTAGATTCTAaacacagcttgaatttaaatgcagtatacaatttacaaaaacgACTGACTGTAGTGTTTTATAGGCGGTAATAATAATAGCCTCATAATGTCGGCTAGTTcttactgttctgcttgttttttcggACTCCATCGGGCATCCAGACACATAGCTACAAAAGTTTGAATGtccaaataaaagtaggctatttattcGAAAGAAACGATTATTATCAATTCCAAAATTTATAGTAGATTTTTACCCAACGGAAAAATGTATAGGCTTAATTATCacttttactaaaaaatacacagtaagCTACTGGAAAAGTTATAGGCTAGCCGGTCAAAAAGCACACGAGGGAGCCGCACGCTGTCTTTAAGGGACCGCAGAAAACACCTCTATGGCAGGGAAAAACTAGACTACTGCAgcattagttttgatgatcatgtagCCTACACAAAAGCTATGAGCAGCggcttttatgcatgtttagGCTACTTCATTCAAGTGGATCGCTGTCAGATAATGACCCGTCAGAGGCAGAATCAATCCAGGACACATCGTTCAGGCCCCACCAtcagactctccttcactcactgcgCTGAGCAAGTGTAATGTCTGTAGTGGAAGAGGCGTTGCAAATAGCAACAtagaatgtttatctaaacGCACGACATGAACTATTCTCTATAGGTGTAAATTTTACCCGCTGGCGCTTATAGGTATAAatgcccattttttaaatctggctttatattgacattttttaacaatagagggtgctacataacacacttttaggaaaagtcagagaCTGGGCgacttgaatattatattgaaacaaagatacatacaatcaaaaaacagcTGCGGGTAAATTTGACCTGttggcggttctagtgttaaacgTTCAGCAGTCAAACTCACAATTTTAGCATGTATAGATGAAAAGTCAAGTCAGTAATCATGGTCAGTAATGAATAAATTTGATCAGCATACTTGTCAACCTCAACATCATAGCCTAAATAAGGAGACAAAACATATTCCCCTccagaaactgtgtgtcaaCCCAGAGACTGTTTTATTGCAGTATGTGGTAGATTTCTTGAAATGCAAGATCACTGGTTTAGCTTCAATAGTGGAGATGACTCAAATGAAGAGGAGggtttgggggtcctcccccagaaaaatTTAAGCATTGAggacttcatttcctgcattctggtgacatatctgccttttctgcctcaatttatggtggaaaattcttcatttatgtaaagggtaacacaaaattcaggcagcaggtgacaatacaaaatataaaaaatgtatagaatATAATNNNNNNNNNNNNNNNNNNNNNNNNNNNNNNNNNNNNNNNNNNNNNNNNNNNNNNNNNNNNNNNNNNNNNNNNNNNNNNNNNNNNNNNNNNNNNNNNNNNNTCATTAATAACAGTTCCTCGTAAAACAACCTGTTACTGGCTGAGACAACAtgtattagattgtactctgcatggaataatggaattatacttgacttttctttgttttgatgtcAGCTCTCTAAACATCATCGGCCATACTACATGTTAGTAGGATCAAATTATTGTTGGTTTGGGTCTTTTTCATGGGATGAAAAATATCAGTCATCACCAGACTTATCCTTTATCCTTGAATTGTTTTCAGTTGTCGTTGCTTCAGATTTACTTCATACTAGTACATGCTTATATTCAATTTATACTCACACAGTAACTCTACCCCTCcaccctctctgtgtctgtatcAGGTGGAGCAGTAGGTGGTCTGTTGGGCAGCTGGATGACAAGCGGTCAGTTCAGGCCTCTGCCTCAGATCCTGATGGAGTTGCCCCCTACCCAGCAAGAGAAGCTCTATAATGACATTGTTGCCGTCTTAGGCAACCTAAACTGGACGGACGCGGCCCAGCTCGTATCCCTCGTGATGGGCAACGCCACTCTCCAGCAGCAGGTCACTGCTGCGTTGCTGAACTACATCACAAATGAACTCAGAGCAGAGGTGCGTTATAAAGACTGAGTTAGGGTTACACATGGACTTTTCAGGGTGGTCAGGCCAGCCAAACACAGCCAGAGTCCTTTAGAACATATTTGTTTACCTTATTGGAAAAACTGTCAATAATGGATGTTAAACTTTCTGTGTGACTGTGCCAAATTGAGCAACACACCTTTACTATCTTCTCAGTGTTTATCCTAAAAATCAGTGTATAGTCGAATCAATAAAACCTAACACAAATCATTGCAGAGTAACCATAGAaacctcactcagtactgaactcaaataatgttttgtaCAACAGACTGACATCTACATCAACTTTCCTCTGCTTTCATAAACTGTGTAAAATATCCTGCTTGGAGAGTCAATTTCTCTGGATTGGAATAAAATCTCTTTATCCATCCTCTCTCAGGGTGTTTTTAATATACCTCTGCTTATgaattacaaataaaacaaacgtTTGAAGCTATTCTGCTTGTGACTGattatttgctttttaaaagtTGTCAGGATTGTAAggagacattttgaaaaatacacGTCTGTAAGAGAATTGCAGCAACAATTCAACTTCTCACAAGTGCTTAGTATatgacaaattatatttatgtaaCAAATGAATCGAAGATCAGAAGTCCACCTACTAACTTTTATTGAAATATACTGTAGTCTTTTCTATGAAAATTATAATAGTCTATAATTATAAGattgtaaataaaaattttgacTATGAAAATGTGACTCTTCAATGTAAGAAAAAAGGCTGCATGTGTGCTTTCCAATAAGGTGCTCAGCCTAAAATATAAAGCAGTTCCTAGGTAGAAAAGGGGGTGCAGCATCAAAACAATCAGTGCCTGCTGAGCTTTACATTTTGTAACTGCCAGCAGGTTCCACTTACATTTTATTCCCCATTTGTTTTGCAACCATGTGCATGGTAAGACATTTTTCTCACTTTAATCTCACTCAGAAGGAAACTTTAGCTTGGCTCATCAAAGGATTTATTCACTATAGTGTGTACAAAAGATATTCTTTTGTGATTACGtccacccaagttggaaatcactgcaaccaattcaaTTCGTTATAGTGTACAGAGCACCGGGTCCATACTCttaattcttatctgaatttgcagagtttttgtcaactttactccttaaaacggacaaagttattattgtaggggattttaatattcatgtggacgttaagaacgacagcttcagtactgcgtttatctctctgttagattccattggcttctctcagagtgttcatgaaccgactcaccgTTTTAatcacaccctcgaccttgttctggtatacggtattgaaattgaacttaatttaatagtgttcccacagaatccctctttatctgaccactttttgataacttttgagtttgtattgcagtactacacgccattgggcaaataTTTATATGCAAGATGTTTGTctgattccatcagctctaaattcattatcagatcacaaagtaacggaggactcctatgttaatttcagtccctcccaaatcgatcatcttgttgatagtgctgcaggctcgctgcgaatgacactcgactctgttgcccctctaaaaaagaaaataatcaaacaaaGACTGTTAGCTCCAtagtataatactgaaactcgctaattaaagcaaatagtgcggaaacttgagaggaattggcgttccaccaaactggaaaattctcgtttaatttgacAAGATAGTcttaatgccagagcagcgtagtACTCATCATTAAAAGAG harbors:
- the LOC123962903 gene encoding protein C19orf12 homolog codes for the protein MTSGQFRPLPQILMELPPTQQEKLYNDIVAVLGNLNWTDAAQLVSLVMGNATLQQQVTAALLNYITNELRAEVRYKD